From Eretmochelys imbricata isolate rEreImb1 chromosome 17, rEreImb1.hap1, whole genome shotgun sequence, a single genomic window includes:
- the TAX1BP3 gene encoding tax1-binding protein 3 yields the protein MSYIPGQPVTAVVQRVEIHKLRQGENLILGFSIGGGIDQDPAQNPFSEDKTDKGIYVTRVTEGGPAEVAGLQIGDKIMQVNGWDMTMVTHDQARKRLTKRNEEVVRLLVTRHSLQKAVQQSMMS from the exons CAAAGAGTTGAAATCCATAAACTCCGTCAAGGTGAAAATCTGATTCTTGGATTCAGTATTGGAGGTGGAATTGATCAGGACCCTGCTCAGAATCCTTTCTCTGAAGATAAAACTGACAAG GGCATCTATGTAACAAGGGTGACAGAAGGAGGCCCAGCAGAAGTTGCCGGACTCCAGATTGGAGACAAGATAATGCAG GTGAACGGCTGGGACATGACAATGGTAACTCATGACCAAGCAAGGAAGAGACTGACAAAGAGGAATGAAGAAGTGGTACGGCTCCTGGTGACCAGACACTCCCTGCAGAAGGCTGTTCAGCAGTCCATGATGTCCTAA